From Triticum urartu cultivar G1812 chromosome 2, Tu2.1, whole genome shotgun sequence, a single genomic window includes:
- the LOC125538802 gene encoding protein FLOWERING LOCUS T-like, with protein sequence MSREALAIGHVVGDILDPFVKAASLKVMYNGKELTNGSELKPSQVATEPRIDIAGRDMRNLYTLVMVDPDSPSPSNPTKREYLHWLVTDIPESTNASYGNEVVSYESPKPTAGIHRFAFVLFRQSVRQTIYAPGWRPNFNTRDFSALYALGPPVAAVFFNCQRENGCGGRRYIR encoded by the exons ATGTCAAGGGAGGCACTTGCCATAGGACATGTTGTTGGGGACATTTTGGACCCATTTGTCAAAGCAGCATCACTTAAGGTTATGTACAACGGCAAGGAACTAACCAATGGTTCTGAGCTCAAGCCGTCACAAGTAGCAACTGAACCAAGGATTGACATTGCTGGGCGCGACATGAGGAACCTTTACACTCTG GTGATGGTGGATCCTGACTCGCCAAGTCCAAGCAACCCAACAAAAAGAGAATACCTTCACTG GTTGGTGACAGACATCCCAGAATCAACGAATGCCAGTTACG GAAATGAAGTCGTCAGTTATGAAAGCCCAAAACCAACTGCAGGAATACATCGCTTTGCTTTTGTACTCTTCCGCCAATCTGTCCGGCAAACAATATATGCACCAGGATGGAGACCAAATTTCAATACAAGAGACTTCTCCGCACTTTATGCTCTTGGACCCCCTGTGGCAGCAGTGTTCTTCAATTGCCAAAGGGAGAACGGATGTGGAGGCAGGCGATACATTAGATAA
- the LOC125538801 gene encoding pentatricopeptide repeat-containing protein At4g38010-like, translating to MPATLRAILAAPSPLPARSLPAAQALLLTSGLAADAAVLAHFARHLASATRAPADAVRALLRLRPRPRCAHPFNALISHLTLSGDPSAAFRAFAVLAAGGDAGRPDGYTLPAALKACARLGGGLREGRQAHAVAARGGFLGRLPVRNALVTLYGACGECGDARRVFDEMAGRDVVSWTALVSAFVRGRRFAEALAVFGEMDVAPNEGTLASALVACGRLGAVHAGKAVHGRCLKRERGLELIVGNALLDMYVKCEKLDLARRVFDRLLVRDIVSWTVMISGLVHCRLPSEALELFNGMQTSGVKPDKVVLSTVLSACASLGALESGRWVHKYIERKGIEWDVHVGTSLVDMYAKCGCLETSLSIFHKMSIKNVSSWNALINGFALHGHGREALVYFDRMVASGLPPNEVTFIIVLGACCHTGLVQQGLGLFNLMKNSYKLSPWEEHYGCMVDLLGRAGLIQEAYGLIKVMPMTPAVSTWGALLSACQAHGRVEFSQQILRHVHELESSGSGVYVLLSNLYALNDRWTDVKRVRGLLSAKGLWKEPGSSLIEVNGKTSEFVVGQTNHQDMDAICATLFMLMRQIHLDGL from the coding sequence ATGCCGGCCaccctccgcgccatcctcgcggCCCCGAGCCCTCTCCCCGCGCGCTCGCTCCCCGCAGCCCAAGCCCTCCTCCTCACCTCGGGCCTCGCCGCTGACGCCGCCGTCCTCGCGCATTTCGCCAGGCACCTCGCCTCCGCGACGCGCGCGCCCGCGGACGCCGTCCGCGCGCTGCTCCGCCTCCGCCCCCGCCCGCGCTGCGCGCACCCGTTCAACGCCCTCATATCCCACCTCACCCTCTCCGGCGACCCGTCCGCCGCGTTCCGCGCCTTCGCGGTCCTCGCCGCGGGCGGCGACGCCGGGCGGCCCGACGGGTACACGCTCCCGGCCGCGCTCAAGGCGTGCGCGCGGCTCGGCGGCGGCCTCCGCGAGGGCCGCCAGGCGCACGCGGTCGCCGCCAGGGGCGGGTTCCTGGGGCGCCTTCCCGTCCGCAACGCGCTGGTCACGCTCTACGGCGCGTGCGGTGAGTGCGGCGACGCCAGGAGGGTGTTCGACGAAATGGCGGGGCGGGACGTCGTGTCCTGGACCGCCCTGGTGTCCGCGTTCGTCAGGGGACGGAGGTTCGCCGAGGCTCTCGCGGTGTTCGGCGAGATGGACGTTGCGCCCAACGAGGGGACGTTGGCTAGCGCGCTGGTCGCGTGCGGGAGGCTGGGGGCTGTGCACGCTGGGAAGGCCGTGCACGGGCGGTGTCTTAAGAGGGAGAGGGGGCTGGAACTCATCGTTGGGAATGCTTTGCTAGATATGTATGTCAAGTGCGAGAAGTTGGATCTTGCAAGGCGGGTGTTCGACAGGCTCTTGGTGAGGGACATTGTATCTTGGACGGTCATGATAAGTGGTTTGGTCCACTGCAGGCTTCCAAGCGAGGCATTGGAGCTGTTCAATGGGATGCAGACATCAGGGGTGAAGCCAGATAAGGTTGTTCTCTCCACTGTCCTCTCAGCTTGTGCGAGCTTAGGCGCGCTGGAGTCTGGGAGGTGGGTGCATAAATATATAGAGCGTAAAGGCATCGAGTGGGACGTGCATGTGGGGACATCATTGGTTGATATGTACGCAAAGTGCGGGTGCTTGGAAACTTCTCTTTCAATCTTCCATAAGATGTCCATCAAGAATGTATCATCTTGGAATGCGTTGATCAATGGGTTCGCATTGCATGGTCATGGTAGGGAAGCTCTTGTGTACTTTGACAGGATGGTGGCTTCAGGCTTGCCCCCCAATGAAGTCACCTTTATAATCGTCCTTGGTGCTTGCTGCCACACAGGTTTGGTGCAACAAGGCCTTGGGTTGTTTAATTTGATGAAAAATTCGTACAAGCTCTCGCCATGGGAAGAGCATTACGGTTGCATGGTTGATCTTCTTGGCAGAGCTGGGCTCATCCAAGAAGCATATGGTTTAATTAAGGTCATGCCTATGACGCCTGCTGTGTCCACGTGGGGAGCCCTGCTGAGTGCATGCCAAGCTCATGGGCGTGTAGAGTTCTCACAGCAGATTCTAAGGCATGTCCATGAGCTGGAGTCCTCTGGGAGTGGGGTTTATGTACTCCTCTCAAATTTATATGCTCTgaatgatagatggactgatgtaAAGAGGGTGAGAGGGCTGTTGAGTGCAAAAGGCTTGTGGAAGGAGCCAGGATCCAGTTTGATTGAGGTGAATGGTAAGACCAGTGAATTTGTAGTTGGACAGACGAACCATCAAGATATGGATGCGATATGTGCAACGCTTTTCATGCTAATGAGGCAAATACATTTGGATGGGCTATAA
- the LOC125538800 gene encoding protein FAR1-RELATED SEQUENCE 7-like, whose product MESVTIVQAQPFAGINSPLPLDEGRLGTPERDATSMPQPCSTSTSESAEEWKPALGMTFEGLEAVEAFYKAFAHRVGFGVRVGQQKVVDNVVESKRYMCSSQGFRSEKVKRNVKAANKKRKREVTRCGCDAHIYVKRCSGNTYKIHSMIEQHNHGFVPPDKLHLIRSNRGASEKEKVIPECDEALRPSLGMAFEGLSSAEEFYKSYARHCGFKVRVGQHKLLNKEVVQFKRFMCSREGFRSDRGKDPSSERKKRNVKVTRCGCNAHIVVKWCSGNTYKVSSLIEHHNHGLVLPDRVTKSMRRVSEKAKNKLSSSLAPECDEALKPSVGMVFEDIGSVEEFYKSYAHHCGFSVRVGQRKLLNNEVVQWKRFMCSREGFRSEKCMGVDDPSRKRKVRKVTRCGCDARIIVKRCTDNKYKITSWIEHHNHGFVPPDKCHLIRSNRQLSDKVKPTVSTHCKASTGTSQANKPDHVSEGRSDNVGCTKRDLQKYHHDLCSKIKNEDAQIFVAQLCRKQQEDSAFFFDCDVDDQGMLVHVFWADATSRKNYIYFSDMLTFDCTNTLNQHGMIFAPFTGTNHHLQSVFFGAAFLADEKIESYAWLFQTFLRAMGGVSPKTIVTRENDRMKAAISNVLPATTHRLCMLEMLERMPEKVEPSLRNNPLFQTRMNECVLGSETVFEFESKWESIISDFGLQGNQWLAERYSARERWILAYSTDIHLSGILRSTAWSKSAKSFFNCFINQKLSLVEFWLRFEAALECQRQEESNADHTSAHTTPQLITPWGLEKHGSVVFTHEVFERFQEEIVAARDHCVVEDMAQTEGVKTVAIGGDDSDKVREVRWDAITMTANCSCKLFESVGIPCRHINLVLRSSKLNELPSSCVLKRWQKSAKFG is encoded by the exons ATGGAATCCGTAACCATCGTCCAGGCTCAGCCGTTCGCTGGGATAAACTCCCCGCTGCCGTTGGATGAGGGCCGTCTTGGTACACCGGAGAGAGATGCTACAAGCATGCCTCAGCCT TGTTCGACTTCAACATCCGAGAGTGCTGAGGAATGGAAGCCTGCTTTGGGGATGACATTTGAAGGTCTGGAGGCCGTGGAAGCGTTCTACAAGGCGTTCGCACACCGCGTTGGTTTCGGGGTTCGTGTCGGGCAGCAGAAGGTGGTGGACAATGTGGTTGAGAGCAAGCGCTACATGTGCTCGAGCCAAGGGTTCAGGTCGGAGAAGGTTAAAAGGAATGTTAAAGCCGCGAATAAGAAGCGCAAGAGGGAGGTCACCAGATGTGGCTGCGATGCGCATATCTACGTCAAGCGCTGCAGCGGTAACACCTACAAGATTCACTCGATGATTGAGCAACACAATCATGGCTTTGTGCCACCTGATAAGCTTCATTTGATTAGATCGAACCGTGGAGCTAGCGAGAAGGAAAAGGTTATACCCGAGTGCGATGAGGCGTTGAGGCCGTCCCTAGGGATGGCATTTGAAGGCCTCAGCTCTGCGGAGGAGTTCTACAAATCATATGCACGTCATTGCGGGTTTAAGGTGCGTGTCGGGCAGCATAAGTTGCTGAATAAGGAGGTAGTGCAATTCAAGCGCTTCATGTGCTCAAGGGAAGGCTTCAGGTCCGACAGAGGTAAAGACCCCTCTAGTGAGAGAAAGAAGCGAAATGTGAAGGTGACTAGATGTGGATGTAATGCCCATATTGTTGTGAAGTGGTGCAGTGGTAACACATATAAAGTATCATCATTGATCGAGCACCACAATCATGGACTtgttttacctgatagagtgactAAATCAATGCGAAGAGTTAGCGAGAAGGCAAAGAATAAACTAAGC TCTTCACTCGCGCCTGAATGTGACGAGGCATTGAAGCCATCAGTAGGGATGGTATTTGAAGACATTGGTTCTGTGGAGGAGTTTTACAAGTCATATGCACATCACTGTGGGTTTTCAGTACGTGTTGGGCAGCGTAAGTTGCTGAATAACGAGGTGGTGCAGTGGAAGCGCTTCATGTGCTCAAGGGAAGGTTTCAGGTCCGAGAAATGTATGGGCGTTGATGATCCCTCTAGGAAGAGAAAGGTACGAAAGGTAACCAGATGTGGGTGTGATGCTCGTATTATTGTGAAGCGGTGCACTGATAACAAGTATAAAATTACATCATGGATCGAGCACCATAATCATGGATTTGTGCCGCCTGATAAGTGTCACTTGATTAGATCGAATCGTCAATTGAGTGACAAGGTGAAGCCAACAGTATCCACGCATTGCAAAGCAAGCACAGGCACCTCCCAGGCAAACAAGCCTGATCATGTCAGTGAGGGGAGGTCTGACAATGTGGGTTGCACAAAGAGAGACTTGCAGAAATACCATCATGATCTTTGTAGTAAAATTAAGAATGAAGATGCTCAGATATTTGTGGCCCAGCTATGTAGAAAGCAGCAAGAGGATTCAGCATTTTTCTTTGACTGTGATGTGGATGACCAGGGTATGTTGGTGCATGTATTTTGGGCTGATGCCACAAGCAGGAAAAACTACATTTATTTCAGTGATATGTTAACTTTTGATTGTACAAACACACTGAATCAACACGGCATGATTTTTGCACCATTTACTGGGACCAATCATCATCTGCAAAGTGTGTTTTTCGGTGCTGCATTCCTAGCTGATGAGAAGATTGAGTCGTATGCCTGGCTGTTTCAGACCTTCCTAAGGGCAATGGGAGGGGTCTCTCCTAAAACTATTGTAACTAGGGAAAATGATAGGATGAAGGCTGCGATCAGTAATGTTCTACCAGCCACCACCCATAGGTTGTGCATGTTGGAGATGTTGGAAAGAATGCCCGAGAAGGTTGAACCATCTCTTAGAAACAACCCTCTATTTCAGACAAGGATGAACGAATGTGTTTTGGGGTCAGAAACTGTGTTCGAGTTTGAGTCAAAATGGGAGTCTATAATTTCCGACTTTGGGTTGCAGGGCAATCAGTGGCTGGCTGAAAGGTATTCCGCCCGTGAAAGATGGATTCTGGCCTACTCGACGGATATCCATCTGTCAGGCATTCTCAGAAGCACTGCATGGTCAAAGAGCGCAAAGTCATTTTTCAACTGTTTCATCAACCAGAAGCTCTCTTTGGTTGAGTTTTGGCTTAGGTTTGAAGCAGCCTTAGAGTGCCAGCGTCAAGAGGAATCGAATGCAGATCACACGAGCGCCCATACGACGCCTCAACTGATAACACCATGGGGATTGGAGAAGCATGGAAGTGTAGTGTTCACACATGAGGTGTTTGAGAGATTCCAAGAAGAGATTGTCGCTGCTAGAGACCATTGCGTTGTCGAAGACATGGCACAAACCGAGGGGGTGAAAACTGTGGCCATCGGTGGTGACGACTCCGACAAAGTTAGGGAGGTGCGCTGGGACGCAATCACCATGACGGCCAACTGCTCCTGCAAGCTATTTGAGTCGGTAGGAATCCCGTGCCGCCATATTAACCTAGTGCTGAGAAGCTCAAAACTGAATGAGCTACCGAGTAGTTGTGTTTTGAAAAGATGGCAAAAGAGTGCAAAATTTGGGTAA